The following DNA comes from Bacteroidales bacterium.
TTGACTGAGCCCGTAGTATCCAAGCCTGTTGTACTATCTCATTTCACTGTTAACGGCTTACTCCGCTATTTCGACCTGAATGAAAGAAAAGATATTGAATTGAAGCACCGGGATAATTCTTTTGCGGTTTCTTTTACTACGACTGATTATGAGTATGGAAATTTGATCAAATACCGGTATCAACTGGAAGGGTTCGACCGGAATTGGATATATACCGATCTTCCTGACCTGACCGCTAAATACACGAATATTCCTTTCGGTCGCTACTCATTCATCGTTGAAGCATCTGACCGTTTCGGGCAATGGCACGATGCCGGGTCGGAACTCAGGATACGTATTATTGCTCCATGGTATTTCCGGTGGTGGGCTGTTTTTATATACCTGCTACTGATGTCGGGAGCCATCATATTGATTGTCAGGATACGGGAATACCGCCTGCGGAAAGATAATATGAGGCTTGAGACCATCGTCGAACAACGTACTCGGGAATTGCAGGAAACAAACAGGAAACTTGTTGCTTCCGAAGATGAGCTCAGGGCAATGAACGACTCCAAGAACAAGTTTTTTGGGATCATTTCACATGACCTGCGTAATCCGCTAAAAGCTTTAAATTTGACCACCCGTTCTTTGTATGAGCAATATGACAGCCTGAACGAAGAAGATAAACAGCGTATTATCCGTACAATATATGAATCGGCGGACCAGGCGGGCACATTACTTGAGAATCTTTTACTTTGGGTTGTTTCTCAGATGGATCTGTTGCATCCTAACCTGCAAAAAACAAATTTATCCGCTTTGACTGATTCGAATATAGATTTTTCATCTGTGACAGCGAACAAAAAAGGTATCCATATTATTAACCGGATTCCCGGAGATATTGATGTATGGGCGGATACGAACTTATCTTCGACCATACTCCGTAACCTGATTTCTAATGCTATTCATTTTTCCTATCCGGGATCAGATATCATCATATCTGCAAAAGAGAAAAATGAGATGGTCGAAATCTCTGTTTCTGACCATGGCATTGGTATCAGGCAAGAAGACCTGGAACGGCTTTTTCTGCTCAATGCTAAAATTCGTACAAAAGGGACTGGTAATGAGCAGGGGACAGGTCTAGGCCTGATTGTCACCCGGGAATTTGTACATCTGCAGGGAGGCGAAATATATGTAGAGAGTATTGAGAATAAACAGACGATATTTACTTTTACGCTTAAAAAATATGAAGAATAAGGACATCATAAAATTACTTCTGGTGGATGACTCGCTCATTCATCTGGAAGGCCTTAAGCTGATATTACGCGAACATGGGAATATTAAGGTAACAGCGCAGGCCGGGAATTCCCGTGAAGCGCTCGAACATCTTGCGAAGGATATGCCGGACATCATACTACTTGATATAAGTCTCGAGAAGGATATGGATGGGATAGAATTAGCCCGGGTAATAAAAGAACAATATCCGGATGTCAGGATCATTTTTTTGACCCATTATAAAGGAACCAGGTATTTAATGAATGCGTTACAAACCTGCCCGGCGGCATACCTACCCAAAGACCTTACCCCGGAGGAACTGGTGAATACTATTATGTCGGTCAATAACGGTAAAGGGGTCTATCTTGGAGACACCATACCTCTTTTCCACATCTTGGAAGTTTTCGGCTCTGAGGAAAATGCCGGAAAAGGCAGGATATATGATTTGACTCCCCGGGAGATTGAGGTGATCAAATATCTGGTACAGGGTTATTCTACAAAAGAATTAGCCTCCCGACTGGGAATCGAGGTGAACACGGTCGAATCCTATAAAGACCGGATAAAAGAAAAATTAGGCGTGAAGACGGTCGTACAGATTGTAGTTACAGCAATAAAAAAGGGCATCGTCAATATTGAAAACTAATACAATTACACAATAAAATCCGACTCCTGTGGTCGTTTTTAGGGGTGAAAATGGTAAATTTTCACCCTTGTCGTTTTAAGCACCTTTCCATATCATTACAAAAAATTAAAAGCGGGTTTTACATCTGGTTTCAAGCTCGTATGTGCCTTAGTACAGGTAGTAAGAGATTCGTTGGAGAGATCTGTTCATTCCCAAAACCTAAAAAATATATAAGAAATGAAAAAACTCTTTTTTATGTTAATAGCAGCATGCATATTGGCAGGTTGTAGTGATAAAGATGATGATAAGGATGATAGTAAAGACATTGTCGTATCTGATGAGAACCAGTTGACACAAACGGTGTATGCCGACCAAACATCAGGTAATAATAGTGTAACTTTTACAACTACCGGTACATGGACTTCGTCTGTTACGCAAACCGGTTCCGGAACCCCGGACTGGATATCCATTACTCCCGACTACGGCGATGTCGGAAATCATACAATCAGTATTATTCTTGATCCGAATGATACGGGAACGAAACGTACTGCAACAATTACCATTACCTGTAATGGGCAAACGGTTAAAATTACCGTCAGTCAGTCAGGTAAAACACAAACAGGTGAAATACCTAAACGTGTAACAGATGTATCGCTGAACAAGAATGAAATGACCCTTACCAAAGGGGAGAGCGAAACCCTTGTTGTCACCATCCTGCCTGCCGATGCCACCAATAATAATATTGAATGGCGCAGCAACAATACAAATGTTGCTACAGTCGATGCTACAGGTAAAGTCACTGCTGTAACCAAAGGGACAGCCCGGATTTATGCTGCATCTGCCGACGATTCAACCATAGAGGATTATTGTGTGGTAACAGTTTTAAATCCCATACAGGGGACATTAACTATTAACGGAGCAACTGTCTATAACTTCGAGACGATAAAAGTCAGCTGCGGTAAGGCCCCGTTGGGTGGGGGGCATTTTGTCCAACACCACGCCATCGTAACGATGGCTGATCTGAGCCAGGCGACTTTCGCTTTCTCAGTTTACTTTGCCGACAAAAAGCTGTCGCCCGTAGCGGGAACATTTCTCGTGGGTAGCGGCACGGACCTGGTAAACGGCAGGATCTTCGACTCTACTGTCTCGGCACCCGGATGGTTCGATAAACTGAGCATGGGTTTGGATGTCACGGTGGCAACGGGCGACGGCACGATAACCATCACCTATAACGGAGCGACAAGGGACGGCCGCACGATCAGTTTCGCCTATTCCGGGACATACGAGCTGTTCATCGATCCGGCGATTCAGTAATGTGATTCCGGAAAATGAAATTTGTTAGGACAGGGCTACCTGTTAAAGTTGGTATGATCATACCAACTTTAACAGGTAGCAATTGTTTCATAATAAAAGCAGGTGATAAGTTATGGAATGGATACAACTCAAAACAGTCTGATTATTCATACGAATACATCAATTCAGTCATAATTATTCGGAAGTTTCACTGGAGAGTTGTTAAAGATCAGCCAAACAGGATTTTCCTTTTTACACTTTCAACCCCTTCAATCTGCTCAAGCCTGTTCATGGCGGAGTAAAGTTCATCATAGGATGCAACAGACAGGTGAATAGTGGAGGAAACAATTTCATCCTTTGCCGAAGAATGCATGGATGAAATATATAATCCCAGTTCCTTTGAAATTACTTGCGAAAGGTCGAATAAAAGTTCATTCCGGTCAATTGCAGTGATAAGTATGACGGCGGGATAATAAGTACTTTTGTTGATGGGTAGTACCACGTCGACAATAGAGTCGCCGGCCTTAGCAGAAAGAGATATTGCAAGGGGACAGTTACGCTTGTGCACTTCTATCTGGTCGGTTTCTTTTTTAAAGCCGATAACCTCTTCTCCCGGTAACGGGCAACAATGTTCACAGAGAATATAGGGCAGGGGAGTGTATTCCACAGCTGCTTTCCTTAAAGCCGATAATATACTTTTCTTTGCTTTATAAGTACTTACCACATCCAGCCAGTCTTTGTGCGGATAAGTGGACTTGTCTGTTCCTATTTCCACCCTGTCACCTCGTTTAAGGACAGTTTTTACGGAAGAGAGTTTTGCGTTGATACGGGCATATTTTGCATGATTGCCAATGTTTGTATGAATCTCATAGGCAAAATCCAATGCAGTGGAATTTTTGGGAAGAATGATTTCATCCCCCCTGGGTGAAAAAACAATGATATTATCCTGATAAAAGGTGGATACAATATCTTCCAGAAATCCGCTATTTTTTCCATGATAGGCAATGTCTTTCAGTATTTCCCGGA
Coding sequences within:
- a CDS encoding response regulator transcription factor, which codes for MKNKDIIKLLLVDDSLIHLEGLKLILREHGNIKVTAQAGNSREALEHLAKDMPDIILLDISLEKDMDGIELARVIKEQYPDVRIIFLTHYKGTRYLMNALQTCPAAYLPKDLTPEELVNTIMSVNNGKGVYLGDTIPLFHILEVFGSEENAGKGRIYDLTPREIEVIKYLVQGYSTKELASRLGIEVNTVESYKDRIKEKLGVKTVVQIVVTAIKKGIVNIEN
- a CDS encoding Ig-like domain-containing protein, which gives rise to MKKLFFMLIAACILAGCSDKDDDKDDSKDIVVSDENQLTQTVYADQTSGNNSVTFTTTGTWTSSVTQTGSGTPDWISITPDYGDVGNHTISIILDPNDTGTKRTATITITCNGQTVKITVSQSGKTQTGEIPKRVTDVSLNKNEMTLTKGESETLVVTILPADATNNNIEWRSNNTNVATVDATGKVTAVTKGTARIYAASADDSTIEDYCVVTVLNPIQGTLTINGATVYNFETIKVSCGKAPLGGGHFVQHHAIVTMADLSQATFAFSVYFADKKLSPVAGTFLVGSGTDLVNGRIFDSTVSAPGWFDKLSMGLDVTVATGDGTITITYNGATRDGRTISFAYSGTYELFIDPAIQ
- a CDS encoding TGS domain-containing protein encodes the protein KLADRLHNMLTLSSMDTVKQMKIASETDYFYAPLANRLGLYDIKTELENLSLKYRSPKEYLQIEDLINQYIQKRQPQIKHLTDDIKKILRKGKVTASVNTRIRTPYSVWRKMESKKAAFRELEHIYLVEIIFPSNPDSRLSEKNQILQIYSLLTDVYKERPASMMNYIDSPKDNGYQCLHCKVMGEDGNWVEIHIASENMQLNNRIGCVTGRANGVDIWVKKFREILKDIAYHGKNSGFLEDIVSTFYQDNIIVFSPRGDEIILPKNSTALDFAYEIHTNIGNHAKYARINAKLSSVKTVLKRGDRVEIGTDKSTYPHKDWLDVVSTYKAKKSILSALRKAAVEYTPLPYILCEHCCPLPGEEVIGFKKETDQIEVHKRNCPLAISLSAKAGDSIVDVVLPINKSTYYPAVILITAIDRNELLFDLSQVISKELGLYISSMHSSAKDEIVSSTIHLSVASYDELYSAMNRLEQIEGVESVKRKILFG